One part of the Bacteroidia bacterium genome encodes these proteins:
- a CDS encoding sigma-70 family RNA polymerase sigma factor, with the protein MRQLKISKQITNRESQSLDKYLQEIGKVELLTPDEEVELARRIKQGDQVALEKLTKANLRFVVSVAKQYQNQGLSLGDLINEGNLGLIKAAKRFDETRGFKFISYAVWWIRQSILQALAEQSRIVRLPLNRVGALNKIGKAFSKLEQEFEREPSPEEISEVLENMSEEEISDTLKISGRHVSVDAPFVQGEENRLLDVLENDAEPNPDNELINESLSKEVERALSTLTQREAEVIRLYFGIGVEHSLTLEEIGEKFDLTRERVRQIKEKAIRRLRHTSRSKGLKTYLG; encoded by the coding sequence ATGAGACAACTCAAGATTAGTAAGCAAATTACCAACCGGGAATCCCAATCCCTGGACAAATATCTTCAGGAAATTGGTAAAGTTGAGTTGCTTACGCCGGATGAAGAGGTGGAATTGGCTCGCAGGATTAAACAAGGAGACCAGGTAGCATTGGAGAAATTGACCAAAGCCAACCTACGTTTCGTGGTTTCTGTTGCTAAACAGTATCAGAACCAGGGACTGTCTCTGGGAGACCTGATCAATGAAGGCAACCTTGGACTAATCAAAGCGGCAAAACGTTTTGATGAAACCCGGGGATTCAAATTCATTTCCTATGCAGTTTGGTGGATCCGCCAAAGTATTCTTCAAGCATTAGCAGAGCAATCTCGGATTGTTCGTCTGCCATTGAACAGGGTAGGAGCCCTAAACAAAATTGGTAAGGCATTCTCAAAGCTGGAACAGGAATTTGAACGTGAACCTTCTCCTGAAGAAATTTCGGAAGTACTGGAAAACATGAGTGAGGAAGAGATTTCCGACACCCTCAAGATTTCCGGACGCCATGTGTCTGTTGATGCACCCTTCGTACAAGGAGAAGAGAATCGTCTGCTGGACGTACTGGAAAATGATGCAGAACCCAATCCAGACAACGAACTAATCAATGAATCACTCAGCAAAGAGGTAGAGCGTGCCCTGAGTACCCTTACCCAAAGAGAAGCTGAAGTTATCCGTTTGTATTTCGGAATTGGAGTTGAGCATTCCCTTACGCTGGAAGAGATTGGAGAGAAATTCGATCTTACCCGTGAGCGTGTACGTCAGATCAAAGAAAAGGCAATACGCCGCCTGCGTCATACATCTCGCAGTAAAGGATTAAAAACCTACCTGGGATAA
- a CDS encoding PQQ-dependent sugar dehydrogenase — translation MNRINYTIASIILMLSFTQLFSQPRITLQSFASGFNDPVDIASAGDDRLFVVEQAGRIYIVNPDGTTESVPFLDIDPEVRSGGELGLLGLAFHPNYSSNGYFFVNFTTSGIDTKVVRYTVDAQNPNLADKASAETILTLGQPFTNHNGGDLNFGPDGFLYIAFGDGGSGNDPLNNGQKTTTFHGKILRLDVDNGLPYSIPADNPFINDVNVLDEIWSLGWRNPWRFSFDRQTGDMWIADVGQNQYEEVSFEAANSGGLNYGWRCREGDHDFNTSNCGAVSDYVAPVFEYLHAFNSGSSITGGFVYRGQDHPGLLGHYIGGDYNSGQVFTIFPDGNGAWDTTRQGQLLSRDRLSTFGEDSAGEIYVADHNSGTIYKIADANTAVTPGVDALPVKLYPHPFKDVLRVEFDNADAKPYTLKLINSQGQVVRELRDIRSGELQLERRNLASGIYLLEIRGEKLFSGKVFVE, via the coding sequence ATGAACAGAATCAATTACACAATCGCAAGCATAATTCTTATGCTTTCATTCACCCAACTGTTCTCCCAACCCAGAATCACTCTACAATCATTTGCCTCAGGATTTAACGACCCGGTCGATATTGCATCTGCCGGAGATGACAGATTATTCGTTGTCGAGCAAGCCGGCAGGATATATATTGTAAACCCGGATGGAACGACTGAATCCGTTCCCTTTCTGGATATCGACCCAGAGGTACGATCGGGAGGTGAGCTCGGTCTATTGGGCCTGGCGTTTCATCCCAATTATAGCAGCAATGGATATTTCTTTGTCAATTTCACCACTTCCGGGATTGACACAAAAGTAGTTCGATATACGGTTGATGCTCAAAATCCGAATTTGGCCGATAAGGCTTCTGCAGAAACGATTCTCACCCTTGGCCAACCCTTTACCAATCACAATGGAGGAGACCTGAACTTCGGCCCAGATGGCTTTTTATATATTGCTTTTGGAGATGGAGGTAGTGGAAACGATCCCCTAAACAATGGGCAGAAGACCACCACTTTCCACGGAAAAATTCTTCGTCTCGATGTAGACAATGGTTTACCCTATAGCATCCCGGCTGACAATCCTTTTATAAATGACGTCAATGTCCTGGATGAAATATGGTCTCTTGGCTGGCGTAACCCCTGGCGTTTTTCTTTTGACAGACAAACGGGTGATATGTGGATTGCTGATGTAGGCCAGAATCAGTATGAAGAAGTAAGTTTTGAAGCCGCTAATTCTGGAGGATTAAATTATGGATGGAGATGCCGGGAAGGGGATCATGATTTCAATACCAGCAATTGTGGGGCAGTATCTGATTATGTAGCCCCCGTATTTGAATACCTCCACGCTTTCAATTCAGGTTCCTCCATTACAGGCGGCTTTGTTTATCGAGGACAGGATCATCCCGGCCTGCTTGGACATTATATAGGAGGAGATTATAATAGTGGGCAAGTCTTTACCATTTTTCCGGATGGAAATGGAGCCTGGGATACAACTCGTCAGGGCCAGCTGCTCTCCAGAGACAGGCTTAGCACTTTTGGAGAAGATTCAGCTGGAGAGATCTATGTAGCGGATCATAATTCCGGAACTATCTACAAGATCGCGGATGCCAATACAGCTGTTACACCCGGAGTTGATGCTTTGCCCGTAAAACTCTATCCCCATCCCTTCAAAGATGTCCTGCGGGTCGAGTTTGACAATGCAGATGCTAAACCCTATACCTTAAAACTGATCAACAGTCAGGGGCAGGTAGTTCGAGAACTGCGAGATATCAGGAGTGGAGAATTGCAACTGGAAAGAAGAAATCTTGCTTCAGGAATATACTTGCTTGAGATTCGAGGAGAGAAATTATTTAGCGGAAAGGTATTTGTCGAATAA
- a CDS encoding OmpA family protein — MKVSFNLLKVFPLILAMGLMSSCVSKKVYTEDLARANAEKSALESELATAREETENVRGQMAELENNLSMKSDEIVSLSSEIKKNNEQIAELQNAIKDVFEIYNSADFSIEEKNGKLYLTMDNKILFDSGRDRIKKESKDLITSLATAFNSNPGLNIYVEGHTDNEPIKIHRNRYKDNWSLSVARALNVVRMLEEGGVAASRLTASGKGDTQPIASNDSEEGRETNRRTEFVIAPKIEGLYKMYKNGFESSSSN; from the coding sequence ATGAAAGTATCTTTTAATCTCCTAAAAGTATTCCCCCTCATCCTCGCAATGGGACTTATGTCTTCTTGTGTATCTAAAAAGGTATATACAGAAGATTTAGCCCGTGCAAATGCTGAAAAGAGCGCACTTGAAAGTGAGCTTGCAACAGCTCGTGAAGAAACTGAGAATGTAAGAGGACAAATGGCTGAGCTAGAAAATAACCTCAGCATGAAGTCTGATGAGATCGTTTCTTTAAGTTCTGAGATCAAAAAGAACAATGAGCAAATTGCTGAGCTTCAAAATGCGATCAAAGATGTATTTGAGATCTACAACTCTGCAGATTTCAGCATCGAAGAGAAAAATGGAAAGCTTTATCTTACTATGGATAACAAGATCCTTTTTGACTCTGGAAGAGACAGAATCAAAAAAGAATCTAAAGATCTCATTACTTCTTTGGCCACTGCTTTCAACAGCAATCCTGGTCTGAACATCTACGTTGAAGGGCATACCGACAACGAGCCTATCAAAATCCACAGAAATCGTTACAAAGATAACTGGAGCTTGAGTGTTGCTCGTGCATTGAACGTTGTTCGTATGCTTGAAGAAGGTGGTGTAGCTGCCAGCCGTCTGACTGCTTCTGGAAAAGGTGATACACAGCCTATCGCTAGCAATGATTCCGAAGAAGGAAGAGAAACTAACAGAAGAACTGAGTTTGTTATCGCTCCTAAAATCGAAGGTTTGTACAAAATGTACAAAAATGGATTTGAGTCTTCTAGCTCAAACTAG
- a CDS encoding peptide chain release factor 3, with amino-acid sequence MGFKQEIERRRTFAIISHPDAGKTTLTEKLLLFGGAIQVAGAVKSNKIKRGATSDFMEIERQRGISVATSVMGFEYKGLQINILDTPGHQDFAEDTFRTLTAVDSVIVVIDVAKGVETQTEKLVEVCRMRDTPVIVFINKLDREGKDPYELLDEIEQKLKLNVRPLSWPVGMGKNFQGVYNLFEQNLILIDAHSKQVAEEGLGFEDLSVPELESYIGETAADTLREEVELINGVYEDFDQEAYLAGKLSPIFFGSAINNFGVRELLDCFIQIAPHPKHAYTEERKIDAFEDKFSGFVFKIHANLDPKHRNRVAFVRVCSGTFERGKPYLHTRLEKKLKFPSPTSFMASKKSVIDEAYPGDIVGLYDTGNLKIGDTLTEGEKLHIKGIPSFSPELFQYVENGDPMKSKQLAKGLAQLTDEGVAQLFTHQFSGRKLVGTVGALQFEVIQYRLKHEYNATCIYRSADLYKACWISSEDPAQIKAFRQRKQRNMAKDKDGRDVFLASSAWDLNSTKDLFPEVEFHYTSEF; translated from the coding sequence ATGGGTTTTAAACAAGAAATAGAGCGTAGAAGGACCTTTGCCATCATCTCCCACCCGGATGCCGGTAAAACGACTTTGACCGAAAAACTTTTACTTTTCGGTGGAGCTATCCAGGTAGCAGGGGCTGTGAAATCCAATAAGATCAAAAGAGGAGCGACTTCAGACTTTATGGAAATAGAGCGGCAAAGGGGTATCTCTGTAGCAACCTCTGTGATGGGATTTGAATACAAAGGTTTGCAGATCAATATTCTGGATACTCCCGGTCACCAGGACTTCGCGGAGGATACCTTTCGGACCCTGACCGCTGTCGATAGTGTGATTGTGGTGATAGATGTGGCCAAAGGGGTGGAGACACAGACAGAAAAACTGGTGGAAGTGTGCCGGATGCGAGATACTCCGGTCATTGTTTTTATCAATAAGCTGGATAGGGAAGGTAAAGACCCTTATGAATTGCTGGATGAAATCGAGCAGAAGCTCAAATTGAATGTAAGACCTTTGAGTTGGCCAGTCGGTATGGGGAAAAACTTTCAGGGAGTTTATAATCTCTTTGAGCAGAACCTGATCCTGATTGATGCCCATAGTAAACAAGTCGCTGAGGAAGGACTCGGATTTGAAGATCTTTCCGTTCCAGAGTTGGAGTCTTACATTGGAGAAACAGCAGCAGACACCCTAAGAGAAGAGGTTGAGTTGATCAATGGTGTATATGAAGACTTTGATCAGGAGGCTTATCTGGCTGGGAAACTTTCTCCCATCTTCTTCGGATCTGCCATTAATAACTTTGGAGTCAGGGAACTTTTGGATTGCTTCATTCAGATAGCTCCTCATCCGAAACATGCCTATACAGAAGAAAGGAAGATTGATGCCTTTGAAGATAAGTTTTCTGGCTTTGTGTTTAAGATACATGCTAATCTTGACCCTAAACATAGGAATCGTGTGGCTTTTGTGAGGGTTTGTTCAGGTACTTTTGAAAGAGGAAAACCTTATTTGCATACACGACTGGAGAAGAAACTGAAATTTCCCAGCCCGACCTCCTTCATGGCCTCCAAAAAGTCTGTGATAGATGAGGCCTATCCGGGAGATATCGTGGGACTATATGATACCGGGAATTTGAAGATTGGAGATACCTTGACAGAGGGCGAAAAGCTTCATATCAAAGGGATTCCCAGCTTTTCACCCGAACTCTTCCAATACGTTGAGAATGGAGATCCCATGAAGTCCAAACAATTGGCCAAAGGTCTGGCACAATTGACGGATGAAGGAGTTGCTCAGCTTTTTACCCATCAATTTAGTGGGAGAAAGCTGGTTGGAACCGTAGGAGCGCTGCAATTTGAGGTAATTCAATATCGCCTCAAACACGAATATAATGCTACCTGTATCTATCGCTCGGCTGATTTGTACAAAGCTTGCTGGATTAGTTCTGAAGATCCTGCCCAAATCAAAGCCTTCAGGCAGCGCAAGCAAAGAAATATGGCCAAGGATAAGGACGGTCGCGATGTCTTCCTCGCATCTTCTGCCTGGGATTTAAATTCAACCAAGGATTTATTTCCTGAAGTAGAGTTTCACTATACGAGTGAGTTTTAA
- a CDS encoding heparan-alpha-glucosaminide N-acetyltransferase domain-containing protein translates to MELPSNRLISLDVLRGLTIAGMIVVNDPGSWAYVYPPLRHADWHGITPTDFVFPFFLFIVGVSVVLAYTRRKSSGAPKGEMVQKIFKRSAIIFSLGVFLWLFPGFDFSNVRLPGVLQRIALVFMACSLIFLNSDWKFQAKLGAVLLLGYWFLLAFVPVPIDETIRLALETGEVKSAAGQLKIGELSKLSESFIAANLEPGANLEAWIDRLIIPLRLYQYTWDPEGLLSTLPSIATGITGMMAGHLLLSKKTREEKAFFLLLAGFVVMSLGNVWDWFFPFNKNLWSSSFVLYTSGLATMTLGATYYLIDVRKWDGKILFPFKVFGANAIAAYVLHGVFARFFGMKIGSGEEAQSLKGIFMDMGMTTGFSGEFTSLSYALLYTAFIYVFVWWMYKRRIFLKV, encoded by the coding sequence ATGGAACTACCCTCCAACCGCCTGATATCTCTGGACGTATTGCGTGGCCTTACCATAGCCGGAATGATCGTAGTCAATGATCCCGGTTCCTGGGCTTACGTTTATCCACCCCTTCGACATGCTGACTGGCATGGAATTACCCCAACTGATTTTGTCTTTCCTTTCTTCCTGTTCATTGTAGGAGTATCGGTCGTTTTGGCCTATACCCGTAGAAAGTCGAGTGGAGCTCCCAAAGGAGAGATGGTGCAGAAAATCTTTAAGCGATCTGCTATTATTTTTTCTCTTGGGGTATTTCTCTGGTTATTTCCAGGTTTTGACTTTTCCAATGTACGCTTGCCTGGAGTCTTGCAAAGGATCGCCCTTGTGTTTATGGCCTGTTCACTAATCTTTTTGAATTCTGATTGGAAGTTTCAGGCGAAATTAGGAGCTGTCTTATTATTGGGTTACTGGTTTTTATTAGCCTTTGTTCCTGTGCCTATAGATGAAACCATCCGTTTGGCACTGGAGACAGGAGAAGTGAAATCGGCAGCGGGTCAATTGAAAATAGGAGAATTAAGCAAATTATCTGAAAGCTTTATTGCTGCCAATCTCGAACCCGGAGCTAATCTGGAAGCCTGGATAGACCGTCTCATCATTCCCCTAAGGCTCTATCAATACACCTGGGACCCGGAAGGTTTACTCAGTACCTTACCCTCAATTGCTACGGGAATCACAGGCATGATGGCTGGACATTTGTTGCTGTCAAAAAAGACCAGGGAAGAAAAGGCCTTCTTTTTGCTGCTCGCAGGATTCGTCGTAATGAGTCTCGGTAATGTCTGGGACTGGTTTTTCCCCTTCAATAAAAATCTTTGGAGCAGTTCCTTTGTCTTGTATACTTCTGGTTTAGCAACGATGACCTTGGGCGCAACTTACTATCTGATTGATGTTCGGAAATGGGACGGCAAAATTCTCTTTCCTTTTAAAGTATTTGGGGCAAATGCGATAGCTGCCTATGTATTGCATGGGGTATTTGCTCGATTTTTTGGGATGAAGATTGGTTCGGGAGAAGAGGCGCAGTCGCTGAAAGGAATTTTTATGGATATGGGAATGACTACGGGATTTTCAGGTGAGTTTACTTCGCTTAGCTATGCCTTACTTTATACGGCCTTTATTTATGTATTTGTTTGGTGGATGTATAAGCGAAGGATTTTTCTTAAGGTTTGA
- a CDS encoding response regulator transcription factor, which translates to MIRVMIVDDHQLFVDALRSLLEDEQGIEVTAIASSPEQALATLAQKPQVDIILMDISFHNSEMDGMDVAEKVYEEYPHLKVLILTASNNGRYIARMLRQKISGYMLKNTAARELVKALNTVNDGDTYYGIEVMKAHMDYISKLHSHGAETVHVTKREREVLQLLVEGKSTQEIGEELHIGEAGVETHRRNLRNKFKVKNTAGLIREAILQDLVDVDGFKK; encoded by the coding sequence ATGATACGAGTCATGATTGTCGATGACCATCAACTCTTTGTTGATGCTCTGAGAAGTCTATTGGAAGATGAGCAGGGCATAGAAGTAACTGCTATAGCCTCTTCACCCGAACAAGCTCTTGCAACCCTTGCCCAAAAGCCACAGGTAGATATCATCCTGATGGATATCAGTTTCCATAATTCGGAAATGGACGGGATGGATGTAGCTGAAAAAGTATATGAAGAATATCCTCACCTCAAAGTTCTGATCCTTACCGCTTCTAATAATGGCCGCTATATTGCCCGTATGCTTCGACAGAAGATATCTGGCTATATGCTCAAAAATACTGCTGCCCGTGAGCTGGTAAAAGCGCTAAACACCGTCAATGATGGAGACACCTATTATGGGATCGAAGTCATGAAGGCTCATATGGACTACATCAGCAAGCTGCATTCGCATGGAGCTGAAACCGTTCATGTCACCAAGAGAGAGCGGGAAGTTTTACAGTTATTGGTAGAAGGAAAAAGTACCCAGGAAATCGGGGAAGAACTCCACATTGGGGAAGCCGGGGTAGAAACCCATCGTCGCAACCTTAGAAATAAATTCAAGGTCAAAAATACGGCTGGTCTTATTCGCGAGGCTATCTTGCAGGATTTGGTAGATGTGGATGGTTTTAAAAAGTAA
- a CDS encoding tetratricopeptide repeat protein, with protein sequence MNSYQKYILLLTLVFACITLVRGQSEKIYQLRTSQEDISSAELNPTIAENFIKTSGSLTYEHPDSALLLANKAILIAQGLRRPELEADAFRRLGLVLFAQDELSSSIHYLHRAEELYEETNAPNTLRRIYNNLGVVCEYMGDKQQALSYYFKSLEQAEIEENIQKQISAISNLGDLSTRSQQFESGKEFLQKGLKLAQEENDEVLTARLNMQLGMLYLHKEEFQNAEASLTKALSFYTQNKEGENLSHLAHTNNGLGILAEKQSRFSEAKDYYEKSLVLYQEAESSEEVVVYINLGSLAQREKSYKKALNYYQTALDHPSVEDNIVNLKNVYWNLSLVYGQLNNITKAYEYQNAYAVLSDSIHEAEIRETASRAELLYTQARGERKEEASKLELEKQKTLSNYYLLAGSIAGLLALIFFLYMRNYRQRKEALKKELVLKEESNKLMLVEMLRDHEVETLNAMLDGQENERKRIARDLHDSLGGTLAAVQMTLASLERKLPEIPEKAKKTYDKAEYLLDQAYQQMRGISHNLADLSLKDGGLSPALAQLKDTLSENTNLNIRMDYTSLGGRRLDSNVEQHSYRITQELFQNIIKHAEASLIEYELNYSPIKLHISIKDDGKGFEYEPGSKVSGIGLNNILTRVRQLDGEMEIQSKPGEGTLIEVDIPLVLS encoded by the coding sequence ATGAACAGCTATCAGAAATATATCCTCCTTCTTACCCTAGTCTTTGCTTGTATCACCTTAGTGAGAGGTCAAAGTGAAAAGATCTATCAACTAAGGACTTCACAGGAGGACATATCATCTGCTGAGTTGAACCCAACCATAGCTGAAAATTTCATCAAGACGTCTGGCAGCCTGACCTATGAACATCCGGACTCAGCCCTTTTGCTCGCTAATAAGGCGATTCTTATTGCTCAGGGCCTACGGAGACCTGAGCTTGAAGCAGATGCCTTTCGTAGATTGGGGCTTGTCCTATTTGCTCAGGATGAATTATCATCCTCCATTCATTATCTGCATCGAGCTGAAGAATTGTATGAGGAAACAAACGCTCCCAATACCCTAAGAAGGATTTATAATAATCTGGGAGTCGTTTGCGAATACATGGGGGATAAACAGCAGGCTCTTTCTTATTATTTCAAAAGCCTGGAGCAGGCGGAAATTGAAGAAAATATTCAAAAGCAAATATCCGCTATTTCCAATCTTGGAGATTTGAGCACCCGTAGTCAACAATTTGAAAGCGGCAAAGAATTTTTACAAAAAGGCCTCAAGTTAGCTCAGGAAGAAAATGATGAAGTCCTTACTGCAAGACTCAATATGCAGTTGGGCATGCTCTATTTGCATAAAGAAGAATTTCAGAACGCAGAAGCAAGCCTTACAAAAGCGCTCTCATTTTACACCCAAAATAAAGAAGGGGAAAACCTTTCCCATTTGGCCCACACTAATAATGGACTCGGTATACTCGCAGAAAAGCAATCCAGATTTTCAGAGGCAAAGGATTACTACGAAAAATCCCTAGTCCTGTATCAGGAAGCTGAATCTTCTGAGGAAGTAGTAGTTTATATCAATCTGGGAAGTCTGGCTCAAAGGGAAAAAAGTTATAAAAAAGCACTCAATTACTATCAAACGGCACTTGATCATCCTTCTGTTGAGGATAATATCGTAAATCTTAAAAATGTTTATTGGAATCTATCTTTGGTTTATGGGCAGCTAAATAACATTACAAAAGCCTATGAATACCAGAACGCATATGCTGTCTTAAGTGATAGCATACATGAGGCAGAAATCAGAGAAACAGCCAGCAGAGCAGAATTATTGTACACCCAGGCGAGGGGCGAAAGGAAAGAAGAGGCAAGTAAATTGGAACTGGAAAAGCAAAAAACACTCAGCAACTATTATCTTTTGGCGGGCTCGATTGCTGGTTTATTAGCTCTGATCTTCTTCCTCTACATGCGCAATTACCGTCAACGCAAAGAAGCCCTTAAAAAGGAACTTGTCTTAAAGGAAGAAAGCAATAAGTTGATGTTGGTCGAAATGCTTCGTGATCATGAAGTTGAAACCCTCAATGCAATGCTCGACGGGCAGGAAAATGAAAGAAAAAGAATTGCCAGAGATTTGCATGACAGCCTGGGCGGCACCCTGGCGGCTGTACAGATGACTCTGGCAAGCCTGGAGAGAAAATTACCAGAGATCCCCGAAAAGGCTAAAAAGACCTACGACAAGGCTGAATACCTCCTGGATCAGGCCTATCAGCAAATGCGTGGCATATCGCACAACCTTGCAGACCTCAGCCTGAAAGATGGCGGACTATCCCCGGCCCTCGCTCAACTGAAAGATACCCTTTCAGAAAACACCAATTTGAATATCCGCATGGACTACACCAGTCTGGGTGGACGCAGACTCGATTCTAATGTCGAACAACACAGCTATCGCATTACCCAGGAGCTGTTTCAAAATATCATCAAACATGCTGAAGCAAGCTTGATTGAGTATGAACTGAATTACTCCCCCATTAAGCTTCACATCAGCATCAAAGACGATGGAAAAGGCTTTGAGTATGAGCCCGGTTCTAAAGTTTCGGGTATTGGCCTCAACAACATCCTGACAAGGGTCAGACAGTTGGATGGAGAAATGGAAATTCAGTCCAAACCTGGAGAAGGTACCCTTATAGAAGTAGATATTCCCCTTGTACTCTCCTAG